In a single window of the Maniola jurtina chromosome 4, ilManJurt1.1, whole genome shotgun sequence genome:
- the LOC123864801 gene encoding uncharacterized protein K02A2.6-like: MLARAHFPHLGITKTVLRANDAMYWPRMIHEITDMVSRCETCIRFSNNNKKETLMPHVVPELPWEKVGVDLFQLDGCNYMIVIDYYSKFPEIDFLRCTTSESIIDKLKQIFSRHGIPKEVFSDGGPQFSSDSFKNFARKYDFKHTMSSPEYPQSNGMVEREVQTIKKLLKKALYEKRDPYLAILEFRNTPISNTIASPAENLFNRKLRGIIPMTKKAFNPKVDRNLRRNLVHRQEKDRFYYNRNKVNLRNLELGEHVFFKTGRVWKKGIIKGKIYDRTYKILSQNGRMFVRNRIYIKPLNFVPFYIPDENENLESVVTPQPSLYTTSYGRVIRPPVRYPE, encoded by the coding sequence ATGCTAGCACGTGCACATTTTCCACATTTAGGAATAACGAAAACGGTATTAAGGGCAAATGATGCTATGTATTGGCCAAGAATGATTCATGAGATAACGGATATGGTTTCACGGTGTGAAACATGTATAcgttttagtaataataataaaaaagagacTTTAATGCCTCATGTTGTACCAGAATTACCTTGGGAGAAAGTAGGTgtagatttatttcaattagacGGTTGTAATTATATGATtgtgatagattattattcaaagtttcctgaaatagattttttgagATGTACTACAAGTGAAAGTATCATTGACAAATTAAAGCAGATTTTTAGTCGGCATGGAATTCCTAAAGAAGTATTTAGTGATGGTGGGCCGCAATTTTCTAGTGATAGTTTTAAGAATTTTGCTAGGAAGTATGATTTTAAACATACTATGTCAAGCCCAGAATATCCTCAGTCAAATGGTATGGTTGAACGAGAGGTGCAAACGATAAAGAAACTTCTTAAGAAAGCTTTGTATGAGAAAAGAGATCCATATTTAGCAATATTAGAATTTCGTAATACCCCTATTTCAAATACAATTGCATCTCCAGcggaaaatttatttaatagaaaattAAGAGGTATTATTCCTATGACTAAGAAGGCATTTAATCCTAAGGTTGATAGAAATTTACGGCGAAATTTAGTTCATAGACAAGAAAAGGacagattttattataacaggAATAAAGTTAATTTAAGAAATTTGGAGCTCGGAGaacatgtattttttaaaacaggGAGAGTTTGGAAAAAAGGGATTATTAAAGGAAAAATTTATGATAGAACGTACAAGATATTAAGTCAAAATGGGAGAATGTTTGTAAGAAATAGGATATATATAAAGCCTTTGAATTTTGTACCATTCTATATTCcagatgaaaatgaaaatctgGAATCTGTAGTAACCCCACAACCATCTTTATATACAACTTCATATGGTCGTGTGATTCGACCTCCGGTTAGGTATCCTGAGTAA
- the LOC123864765 gene encoding inter-alpha-trypsin inhibitor heavy chain H4-like isoform X1, whose translation MKNGRLAVVFFVNIIKLLSVHSASGDFPNFPTKDDYGIVIGTNSNPVDDDITDNGPAAPLKMTHLRVRSEIALRYARTAVVSNVYNPSKRPQEATFYVLLPDTAFISGFTMTLGKETYKAYVKEKEVAKQIYKDAVAQGVSAAHVATKARDSNHFTIKFNLEGRSNATYRLTYEELLVRRNGVYNHAINLLPGALVPKMDVVVHIKESQKISVLRVPELRTGNEIDATENDAQYANAVIKRGYNEREATITFTPDLKEQKRLAEIYAKKSKQSSDPESFNIGYDSTEDVNENVGLLGQFVVQYDVDQPKNGEILVNDGYFVHFFAPSSLPPLSKHAVFVLDTSGSMGGSKILQLITAMKAILSDLNPSDYFNIIEFNSYITVHNLNEVDKQRDNLHKNSLVPPAVASPENIAAAKTIISKLRPGGGTNIFSALDMAMNLIQNEGNQTEVANDTISEGGVNNTDIKENKLEPIIIFLTDGEPTEGETDGDRIISYLSEKNGGAKRAPLYSLAFGDDADRAFLRKLSLRNEGFMRHIYEAADAALQLHHFYRQVSSPLLADVKFLYPRRQIREGSVSRSQFRTINDGSEVAVVGRIAEHVNEITPQVRGLRGDGDGRRKLYEINPKVPVTRDKDDHLPLERLWAYLTIKQLLDKRDAGDDSHGDSISSEESPEQKALAIALQYSFVTALTSLVVVRLNKTDIVDPVNVETVDDPGFLRYKSSAASSPLVKKIYTGFASGGSLSVASSDGPVLYAQSTRRFNTATGYGGNYGSGQVQSGQSFGHGGGGGGHGGGGGGGGGGGGGGGGGGGGGGDGGLSVHKNKGIFKEIENWGLPITYEEKYHLKGFNWTSSLYGEDTDTLVFEVNGTEVVLKLTEDINPPKMEGGDVECVNSTPLTAEAVAGVAESAGSVCVYISRCSAARDITVDDYRNSYCIVNNGYAGICCPRSEVDK comes from the exons ATGAAGAATGGACGGCTGGCGGTGGTGTTTTTcgtgaatataataaaattgcttaGTGTGCACTCTGCATCGGGAGACTTCCCAAACTTTCCTACTAAAGATGATTACGGAATAGTCATAGGCACCAATTCAAAC CCGGTCGACGACGACATTACCGACAATGGACCAGCCGCGCCGCTTAAGATGACCCACCTGCGCGTGCGCTCCGAGATCGCTCTGCGCTACGCGCGCACGGCCGTCGTATCCAACGTGTACAATCCCAGCAAGCGGCCACAGGAAGCCACTTTTTACGTGCTGCTGCCTGACACCGCCTTCATTAGTGGATTCACTAT GACTCTTGGTAAAGAAACCTACAAAGCAtatgtaaaagaaaaagaagtagCTAAACAAATATACAAGGATGCGGTTGCACAGGGAGTTTCCGCTGCTCACGTCGCTACCAA AGCTCGGGACTCCAATCACTTCACAATAAAATTCAACTTGGAAGGCAGGAGTAATGCGACGTACCGCTTAACGTACGAAGAGTTGTTGGTCCGTCGGAACGGCGTGTACAACCATGCTATCAACCTGCTCCCTGGCGCGCTCGTGCCCAAAATGGACGTCGTTGTACACATCAAGGAGTCTCAGAAGATCTCGGTGCTGCGCGTGCCAGAGTTGAGAACTGGCAACGAGATCGATGCGACAGAGAATGACGCAC AGTACGCAAACGCAGTAATCAAAAGAGGCTATAACGAGAGGGAAGCTACTATCACTTTCACTCCCGATCTGAAAGAACAGAAAAGATTAGCTGAAATATATGCG aaaaaaagtAAACAGTCAAGCGACCCTGAATCTTTTAACATTGGGTACGACAGCACAGAAGATGTCAATGAAAATGTGGGTCTCTTAGGACAGTTTGTTGTTCAATATGACGTGGATCAGCCAAAGAATGGAGAAATTTTG GTGAATGACGGCTACTTCGTCCACTTCTTCGCCCCGAGTTCCTTGCCGCCGCTGAGCAAGCACGCCGTGTTTGTCCTGGACACGTCCGGTTCCATGGGTGGCAGCAAGATCTTGCAACTGATAACAGCTATGAAAGCCATTCTCTCCGACCTCAATCCAAGCGACTACTTCAACATCATTGAATTTAATTCATATATCACA GTTCACAACTTGAACGAGGTTGATAAGCAAAGAGATAATTTGCATAAGAACAGCTTGGTGCCACCTGCAGTTGCTTCGCCTGAAAATATAGCTGCAGCTAAGACTATCATATCTAAACTCCGTCCTGGAGGAG GTACTAACATCTTCAGCGCTCTAGACATGGCTATGAATCTCATTCAAAACGAGGGCAATCAAACAGAGGTAGCAAATGACACGATTTCGGAAGGTGGCGTAAACAATACAGATATAAAAGAAA ATAAATTGGAGCCCATTATTATATTTCTAACGGACGGTGAACCAACCGAGGGTGAAACTGATGGTGATCGAATAATCAGTTATCTCTCTGAAAAAAATGGTGGCGCGAAGCGAGCTCCGCTATACTCACTTGCTTTtg GTGACGACGCGGACCGCGCGTTCCTGCGCAAGCTGTCGCTGCGCAACGAGGGCTTCATGCGGCACATCTACGAGGCGGCGGACGCGGCGCTGCAGCTGCACCACTTCTACCGACAGGTGTCCTCGCCGCTCCTCGCTGACGTTAAGTTCCTCTATCCTCGCAGACAG ATAAGAGAAGGATCTGTCAGTAGAAGCCAGTTTCGTACGATCAACGACGGCTCGGAAGTGGCAGTAGTAGGAAGGATCGCAGAGCACGTCAATGAAATCACGCCGCAAGTGCGTGGATTAAGAGGCGACGGAGATGGTCGCAGG AAACTTTACGAGATCAATCCTAAAGTGCCGGTGACACGTGATAAGGACGATCACTTGCCTCTAGAACGGCTCTGGGCATATCTTACTATTAAGCAGCTGCTGGACAAACGCGATGCCGGCGACGACAGCCATGGGGACAGCATCAGCTCAGAGGAGAGCCCAGAGCAGAAGGCGCTTGCTATAGCTTTACAG TACTCGTTCGTAACAGCTCTGACGTCACTTGTGGTAGTCAGGCTGAACAAAACCGATATCGTGGATCCTGTGAACGTAGAAACAGTTGACGACCCAG gtTTTTTGCGGTATAAGAGTTCGGCTGCATCGTCACCGCTggtcaaaaaaatctatacaGGATTTGCTTCTG gTGGATCATTGAGCGTGGCCTCAAGTGACGGACCTGTGCTGTATGCTCAATCAA CTAGACGTTTCAACACCGCTACTGGATATGGCGGTAACTACGGCAGCGGCCAAGTCCAAAGCGGTCAAAGTTTCGGACACGGTGGTGGAGGCGGCGGACACGGTGGTGGAGGCGGAGGCGGTGGTGGAGGTGGTGGCGGAGGCGGTGGTGGAGGCGGTGGCGGAGGGGATGGCGGCCTCAGTGTACACAAAAACAAGGGCATTTTCAAAGAAATCG aaaattgGGGTCTGCCTATAACTTATGAAGAAAAATATCACCTAAAAGGCTTTAATTGGACGTCGTCCCTGTACGGAGAAGACACTGACACTCTCGTGTTTGAAGTAAACGGAACTGAAGTCGTTCTTAAGCTCACTGAAGATATCAAT CCACCAAAAATGGAGGGTGGAGACGTGGAGTGCGTGAACAGCACGCCGTTGACTGCTGAAGCTGTGGCGGGAGTCGCCGAGAGCGCCGGCAGTGTCTGCGTGTACATCTCGCGGTGCTCCGCCGCCCGCGACATCACTGTTGACGACTATCGAAACAGCTACTGCATTGTTAATAACgg GTATGCTGGAATTTGCTGTCCAAGAAGTGAAGtcgacaaataa
- the LOC123864765 gene encoding inter-alpha-trypsin inhibitor heavy chain H6-like isoform X2, with amino-acid sequence MKNGRLAVVFFVNIIKLLSVHSASGDFPNFPTKDDYGIVIGTNSNPVDDDITDNGPAAPLKMTHLRVRSEIALRYARTAVVSNVYNPSKRPQEATFYVLLPDTAFISGFTMTLGKETYKAYVKEKEVAKQIYKDAVAQGVSAAHVATKARDSNHFTIKFNLEGRSNATYRLTYEELLVRRNGVYNHAINLLPGALVPKMDVVVHIKESQKISVLRVPELRTGNEIDATENDAQYANAVIKRGYNEREATITFTPDLKEQKRLAEIYAKKSKQSSDPESFNIGYDSTEDVNENVGLLGQFVVQYDVDQPKNGEILVNDGYFVHFFAPSSLPPLSKHAVFVLDTSGSMGGSKILQLITAMKAILSDLNPSDYFNIIEFNSYITVHNLNEVDKQRDNLHKNSLVPPAVASPENIAAAKTIISKLRPGGGTNIFSALDMAMNLIQNEGNQTEVANDTISEGGVNNTDIKENKLEPIIIFLTDGEPTEGETDGDRIISYLSEKNGGAKRAPLYSLAFGDDADRAFLRKLSLRNEGFMRHIYEAADAALQLHHFYRQVSSPLLADVKFLYPRRQIREGSVSRSQFRTINDGSEVAVVGRIAEHVNEITPQVRGLRGDGDGRRKLYEINPKVPVTRDKDDHLPLERLWAYLTIKQLLDKRDAGDDSHGDSISSEESPEQKALAIALQYSFVTALTSLVVVRLNKTDIVDPVNVETVDDPGFLRYKSSAASSPLVKKIYTGFASGGSLSVASSDGPVLYAQSTRRFNTATGYGGYNARYPASEDSNQNWGLPITYEEKYHLKGFNWTSSLYGEDTDTLVFEVNGTEVVLKLTEDINPPKMEGGDVECVNSTPLTAEAVAGVAESAGSVCVYISRCSAARDITVDDYRNSYCIVNNGYAGICCPRSEVDK; translated from the exons ATGAAGAATGGACGGCTGGCGGTGGTGTTTTTcgtgaatataataaaattgcttaGTGTGCACTCTGCATCGGGAGACTTCCCAAACTTTCCTACTAAAGATGATTACGGAATAGTCATAGGCACCAATTCAAAC CCGGTCGACGACGACATTACCGACAATGGACCAGCCGCGCCGCTTAAGATGACCCACCTGCGCGTGCGCTCCGAGATCGCTCTGCGCTACGCGCGCACGGCCGTCGTATCCAACGTGTACAATCCCAGCAAGCGGCCACAGGAAGCCACTTTTTACGTGCTGCTGCCTGACACCGCCTTCATTAGTGGATTCACTAT GACTCTTGGTAAAGAAACCTACAAAGCAtatgtaaaagaaaaagaagtagCTAAACAAATATACAAGGATGCGGTTGCACAGGGAGTTTCCGCTGCTCACGTCGCTACCAA AGCTCGGGACTCCAATCACTTCACAATAAAATTCAACTTGGAAGGCAGGAGTAATGCGACGTACCGCTTAACGTACGAAGAGTTGTTGGTCCGTCGGAACGGCGTGTACAACCATGCTATCAACCTGCTCCCTGGCGCGCTCGTGCCCAAAATGGACGTCGTTGTACACATCAAGGAGTCTCAGAAGATCTCGGTGCTGCGCGTGCCAGAGTTGAGAACTGGCAACGAGATCGATGCGACAGAGAATGACGCAC AGTACGCAAACGCAGTAATCAAAAGAGGCTATAACGAGAGGGAAGCTACTATCACTTTCACTCCCGATCTGAAAGAACAGAAAAGATTAGCTGAAATATATGCG aaaaaaagtAAACAGTCAAGCGACCCTGAATCTTTTAACATTGGGTACGACAGCACAGAAGATGTCAATGAAAATGTGGGTCTCTTAGGACAGTTTGTTGTTCAATATGACGTGGATCAGCCAAAGAATGGAGAAATTTTG GTGAATGACGGCTACTTCGTCCACTTCTTCGCCCCGAGTTCCTTGCCGCCGCTGAGCAAGCACGCCGTGTTTGTCCTGGACACGTCCGGTTCCATGGGTGGCAGCAAGATCTTGCAACTGATAACAGCTATGAAAGCCATTCTCTCCGACCTCAATCCAAGCGACTACTTCAACATCATTGAATTTAATTCATATATCACA GTTCACAACTTGAACGAGGTTGATAAGCAAAGAGATAATTTGCATAAGAACAGCTTGGTGCCACCTGCAGTTGCTTCGCCTGAAAATATAGCTGCAGCTAAGACTATCATATCTAAACTCCGTCCTGGAGGAG GTACTAACATCTTCAGCGCTCTAGACATGGCTATGAATCTCATTCAAAACGAGGGCAATCAAACAGAGGTAGCAAATGACACGATTTCGGAAGGTGGCGTAAACAATACAGATATAAAAGAAA ATAAATTGGAGCCCATTATTATATTTCTAACGGACGGTGAACCAACCGAGGGTGAAACTGATGGTGATCGAATAATCAGTTATCTCTCTGAAAAAAATGGTGGCGCGAAGCGAGCTCCGCTATACTCACTTGCTTTtg GTGACGACGCGGACCGCGCGTTCCTGCGCAAGCTGTCGCTGCGCAACGAGGGCTTCATGCGGCACATCTACGAGGCGGCGGACGCGGCGCTGCAGCTGCACCACTTCTACCGACAGGTGTCCTCGCCGCTCCTCGCTGACGTTAAGTTCCTCTATCCTCGCAGACAG ATAAGAGAAGGATCTGTCAGTAGAAGCCAGTTTCGTACGATCAACGACGGCTCGGAAGTGGCAGTAGTAGGAAGGATCGCAGAGCACGTCAATGAAATCACGCCGCAAGTGCGTGGATTAAGAGGCGACGGAGATGGTCGCAGG AAACTTTACGAGATCAATCCTAAAGTGCCGGTGACACGTGATAAGGACGATCACTTGCCTCTAGAACGGCTCTGGGCATATCTTACTATTAAGCAGCTGCTGGACAAACGCGATGCCGGCGACGACAGCCATGGGGACAGCATCAGCTCAGAGGAGAGCCCAGAGCAGAAGGCGCTTGCTATAGCTTTACAG TACTCGTTCGTAACAGCTCTGACGTCACTTGTGGTAGTCAGGCTGAACAAAACCGATATCGTGGATCCTGTGAACGTAGAAACAGTTGACGACCCAG gtTTTTTGCGGTATAAGAGTTCGGCTGCATCGTCACCGCTggtcaaaaaaatctatacaGGATTTGCTTCTG gTGGATCATTGAGCGTGGCCTCAAGTGACGGACCTGTGCTGTATGCTCAATCAA CTAGACGTTTCAACACCGCTACTGGATATGGCG GTTATAACGCTCGCTACCCCGCAAGCGAAGATTCAAACC aaaattgGGGTCTGCCTATAACTTATGAAGAAAAATATCACCTAAAAGGCTTTAATTGGACGTCGTCCCTGTACGGAGAAGACACTGACACTCTCGTGTTTGAAGTAAACGGAACTGAAGTCGTTCTTAAGCTCACTGAAGATATCAAT CCACCAAAAATGGAGGGTGGAGACGTGGAGTGCGTGAACAGCACGCCGTTGACTGCTGAAGCTGTGGCGGGAGTCGCCGAGAGCGCCGGCAGTGTCTGCGTGTACATCTCGCGGTGCTCCGCCGCCCGCGACATCACTGTTGACGACTATCGAAACAGCTACTGCATTGTTAATAACgg GTATGCTGGAATTTGCTGTCCAAGAAGTGAAGtcgacaaataa